Proteins from a single region of Murdochiella vaginalis:
- a CDS encoding ABC transporter ATP-binding protein has translation MREFKTILPFIKENRRHYFFGILMLILVDAASLYSPQVVRRFADLAQTGQLTDRLILELVAWISGLGLFMAVGRYFWRNAIFGAGRHLEYWLRDKLFRQYLHLDQHFFTTRSTGDLMAHATNDVMMVAQAMGFGVMMLVDSLFMTIFTVIMLLSTIGFVNSLVALISLPMLAFVIAKLMGPIQTRSRALQNAFSDLTSETQENLSGMRVIKACAIEDNRSASFRQVNNDYAQKFIRWSLVDMLFDPSVTLISGLSFVVFILYGALQIRRGALTIGAFVATMEYLNMIVWPLIAMGMIVSQFQRGVSSMGRLNEIFRMEPTVQEVKNPVDDGDWQGKVEFRHVSFRYGPDLPWVLQDISFTLHPGHSLAILGKTGVGKSTIVQLLLRRYDVTEGQILVDGVDIRQCSFARLYQTFGVVAQESFLFSRTIAGNIAFSGDEKDRDAVVEAARFAQVDKDIEAMKEGYDTVVGERGVTLSGGQKQRISIARAYYRKAPVLLLDDALSAVDTETESRILSGLKQHNKGLIMISQRVSTVQHADEILVLEEGKITQRGNHEQLVNEEGFYCDLYHRQLLESQVNSSDDDSYTSVEPVSPVQPIGGRA, from the coding sequence TCGTCGTCACTATTTTTTTGGCATTCTGATGCTCATTTTGGTGGACGCTGCCAGTTTATATAGCCCGCAGGTGGTTCGCCGTTTTGCTGATCTGGCACAGACCGGCCAACTGACCGATCGACTGATTCTGGAGCTGGTGGCATGGATCTCCGGCTTGGGACTGTTTATGGCGGTGGGACGTTATTTCTGGCGCAATGCCATATTCGGCGCCGGCAGGCATCTGGAATACTGGTTGCGCGATAAGCTGTTTCGTCAGTATCTGCATCTGGATCAGCATTTTTTTACCACCCGTTCCACGGGGGATCTGATGGCACATGCCACCAATGATGTGATGATGGTGGCCCAAGCGATGGGCTTTGGCGTCATGATGCTGGTGGACAGCTTGTTTATGACTATTTTTACCGTCATTATGCTCCTTTCCACCATTGGCTTCGTGAATTCGTTGGTGGCGTTGATTTCCTTACCGATGCTTGCTTTTGTGATTGCCAAATTGATGGGGCCTATTCAGACCAGAAGCCGGGCACTCCAGAATGCCTTTTCCGATTTGACAAGCGAAACGCAGGAAAACTTATCCGGCATGCGTGTCATCAAGGCCTGTGCCATCGAGGACAACCGCAGCGCGTCCTTTCGGCAGGTCAACAACGACTATGCGCAAAAGTTCATCCGCTGGAGTTTGGTGGACATGCTTTTTGACCCTTCCGTTACGCTCATTTCGGGGTTGAGCTTTGTGGTGTTTATTCTTTACGGAGCCTTGCAGATTCGACGCGGTGCACTCACCATCGGCGCTTTTGTGGCAACGATGGAGTATCTCAATATGATCGTCTGGCCGCTCATCGCGATGGGCATGATTGTTTCGCAATTTCAGCGAGGGGTTTCGTCCATGGGGCGATTAAATGAAATTTTTCGTATGGAGCCTACGGTACAGGAAGTCAAGAATCCGGTGGATGACGGCGATTGGCAGGGTAAAGTGGAATTTCGCCACGTTTCCTTCCGTTATGGCCCGGATCTTCCCTGGGTTTTGCAGGACATCAGCTTTACTTTGCATCCGGGACATTCCCTGGCCATTTTGGGCAAAACCGGTGTCGGCAAATCAACCATCGTACAGCTTCTGCTTCGTCGCTATGACGTGACGGAAGGGCAAATTCTCGTGGACGGCGTGGATATTCGCCAGTGCTCGTTTGCGCGTCTGTATCAAACGTTTGGCGTGGTGGCGCAAGAGAGCTTTCTGTTTTCGCGCACCATTGCCGGCAATATCGCCTTCAGCGGGGACGAGAAAGATCGGGATGCTGTGGTGGAGGCGGCGCGTTTTGCGCAAGTGGACAAGGACATCGAAGCGATGAAAGAGGGCTATGACACCGTCGTGGGAGAGCGCGGCGTCACCCTTTCCGGCGGACAGAAGCAGCGTATTTCCATTGCGCGCGCGTATTATCGTAAAGCGCCGGTTTTGCTGTTGGACGATGCACTTTCGGCCGTTGACACGGAGACGGAGAGTCGCATCTTATCCGGCCTGAAGCAACATAATAAGGGCCTCATCATGATCAGTCAGCGCGTTTCGACCGTACAACATGCCGATGAAATTCTGGTTTTGGAAGAAGGAAAGATTACGCAGCGCGGAAATCATGAGCAGCTGGTGAACGAAGAGGGCTTCTATTGCGATCTCTATCATCGTCAGTTATTGGAAAGTCAGGTCAATAGCTCTGACGATGATTCCTATACATCCGTGGAACCCGTTTCCCCAGTACAGCCGATAGGAGGGAGAGCATGA
- a CDS encoding ABC transporter ATP-binding protein, whose product MMSKKQRPLRRLAAYAMPYWRWYALIFITMLLSTAVVLLRPKIIQVLIDGPLSTLQQRDLASSVADTQMAHALQLGLLYLVTIVFHFFVMYAAEMLTQRTGVYIVTDMRQQIYDHVLRLPMTYFDHHAIGSIVTRVTNDTESVLELYTYVLTNLFRNLVLFFGILAMMFSLDVRLAVLVTLLTPFVMLISVIFQKQIRVVYDKQRAIRSVINTKLAENISGISVIQTFFREKKIYGEFDETNQSYYRASRREVKYYSIYRPAIEIVRTGGLAILFWFGGGAQLRGALTFGVLYAFINYLQRLFMPIQEMAEIFNVMQSAFSSSDRLFKLLDAPEELYQEGKTVGKKGFIGKIEFRHVWFRYPKPEPKAKEEDSEDVLPVVLSENEEMPWVLKDVSFTIEPGQFVAFVGATGAGKSTILSLLARFYTVERGEILIDDVNVNDYDLVSLRRALGTVQQDVFLFKGDILSNIAVGRPHVSRRQAIWAAELVNATSFIDRLPKTYDEPVVERGATLSAGQRQLLSFARTIAGDPSILILDEATANIDTETEQLIQEAIQNMAKNRTMLAVAHRISTIAGADHIIVMHHGRIAEQGTKDELIARNGLFRVLYELQYGQEG is encoded by the coding sequence ATGATGTCAAAAAAACAACGTCCCCTCCGTCGTTTGGCCGCCTATGCGATGCCGTATTGGCGTTGGTATGCCTTGATTTTTATTACGATGTTGTTAAGTACCGCCGTGGTGCTGCTGCGTCCGAAAATTATTCAGGTATTGATTGATGGACCGCTGTCTACCCTGCAGCAACGGGATCTTGCAAGCAGCGTTGCAGATACACAGATGGCGCATGCCCTGCAGCTTGGCTTGCTCTATTTGGTCACGATCGTGTTTCATTTTTTCGTGATGTATGCGGCCGAAATGCTGACGCAGCGAACCGGCGTGTATATTGTGACGGACATGCGCCAACAAATTTATGATCACGTGTTACGTTTGCCAATGACCTACTTTGACCACCATGCTATCGGCAGCATCGTGACGCGCGTGACGAATGATACCGAATCGGTGCTGGAGCTGTATACGTATGTTTTAACCAATCTGTTCCGCAATTTAGTGCTGTTTTTCGGCATTTTGGCGATGATGTTTTCGCTGGATGTGCGTCTGGCGGTTCTGGTTACACTACTGACGCCCTTTGTCATGTTGATCTCCGTCATTTTTCAGAAACAGATTCGCGTGGTGTACGATAAGCAACGGGCAATTCGCTCGGTCATTAATACAAAATTAGCGGAAAATATCAGCGGAATTAGCGTAATTCAGACGTTCTTCCGGGAGAAAAAAATCTACGGTGAATTTGATGAAACCAATCAATCGTACTATCGCGCATCGCGTCGTGAAGTGAAATACTACAGCATCTATCGCCCGGCAATTGAAATTGTGCGTACCGGCGGCTTAGCCATTCTCTTTTGGTTTGGCGGCGGAGCGCAGTTGCGTGGAGCGCTCACCTTCGGTGTGCTCTATGCCTTCATCAATTATCTGCAGCGCCTCTTCATGCCTATTCAGGAAATGGCGGAAATCTTCAATGTGATGCAGTCTGCGTTTTCCTCTTCCGACCGCCTATTTAAACTATTGGATGCGCCGGAAGAGCTCTATCAGGAAGGAAAAACGGTGGGGAAGAAGGGATTTATCGGAAAGATCGAGTTCCGTCACGTCTGGTTCCGATATCCCAAACCGGAACCGAAGGCGAAAGAAGAGGATTCGGAGGATGTTTTGCCGGTAGTGCTTTCGGAAAACGAAGAAATGCCATGGGTATTAAAAGACGTCTCCTTTACCATTGAACCGGGACAGTTTGTGGCGTTTGTCGGCGCAACCGGTGCCGGAAAGAGCACGATACTCAGCCTTCTTGCTCGCTTTTATACGGTGGAACGTGGTGAAATATTAATTGATGATGTGAACGTGAACGATTATGATCTGGTTTCTCTTCGTCGGGCGTTGGGTACGGTGCAGCAGGACGTATTCCTTTTTAAAGGCGATATTCTCAGCAATATTGCTGTTGGGCGTCCCCATGTGAGCCGTCGACAGGCGATCTGGGCCGCAGAGCTGGTCAATGCGACGAGCTTTATCGATCGTCTGCCCAAGACCTATGATGAGCCGGTGGTGGAACGAGGGGCGACCCTTTCCGCCGGACAGCGCCAATTGCTTTCCTTTGCACGCACCATCGCGGGGGATCCGTCGATTCTGATTTTGGACGAGGCCACTGCGAATATTGATACAGAAACGGAACAGCTGATTCAGGAGGCCATTCAGAACATGGCCAAGAACCGCACGATGCTGGCGGTTGCGCACCGCATCTCCACCATTGCCGGCGCCGATCACATTATCGTCATGCATCACGGACGCATAGCGGAACAGGGAACAAAAGATGAATTGATTGCCCGAAACGGCCTCTTCCGCGTGCTGTACGAGTTGCAATACGGACAGGAGGGATAA